GTCGCCGGATATGTCAGCGATAGTCCAGAGTTTCAAGACTGTGAAACTTTAGCCGCCAGAAAATCGTCACGGATTCTGCTGGATAATCGATAGGATTATAAATGTGGAGATTCTAGAATCAACTCCAAAGTAGAGCTACTCTTTGCCTCCAGCAGACACCATTAGTCTTGAGGTATCACTACTTACACCATCGCGGACGCCCCGCTTTTATAACCAGGGTACGTGCTACCGTCTTTGGAATAGCCTCTTTTAGTCATCTTAGTAATCTTTACGGCGGAGACTTTTCTCCTTGATCGCCAATCAGGATTGCAGCTTTATTGGGTCAGAAACCGACGCTCGGCTCGGAGATTTTTGGGCGCCTCTTCCATCAGTAGTCGGAATGTTTATAAAGAGAGCCGATTCGCCATGTCGTGATCAGCAGTGATTACAATTCATCCGTCTCTCGTGTTATTATGATGGTATATGTATATGTCCTAATCACCCAGCTTCTTGGTTTGCAACGATGAAGTCAAGGACCCTTCTCGAAGATTACTATACCTGCACTAGCCACGGAACAAGAAACTGAAGCCATTCTAATGATCGATATTGTCAATTGATCATGCAAATCGACGCATATCAGCTAATATCTGGCGACTAATATATATTGAGCCGTTCTTTTTGACGTGGATTTACTACACAAATCGAGTTCAGCACGACGACAAACATGACGGTGAAGATTAATTGACTTGGTAGCATGATTGGTCGAACCAATATTAAAGAAGCAGGAAAGGGGGTTAAAGTTTTCCAGAAGCACCAATATAACTTTGGGGAAGACAGAGTGCCCCTAAATCGCCATACTTGGAAGCGTTACCGTGGGGCTTGACAGGATTTTCGGGGGCAAATAGAGTTAGAGGTACCCTTGATTCTCCGGCATCATTTATAAGCTGGCCGAGTTCCACAACGCAACTGTGCTGAAGCTCATGTGTGGGCTAATTGAAAAGGACGGCACCATTCCCAGTCCTGCTAGGCAAGATGTTGCGGGTACACTTACACAGATGTCAAAGAGCCTTACTACGTACTCAGCCATATGGTTGTCCGAAGACAACAGAAAGAAGATACTGGAAAATTTTGTAACACCTCCTTCCAAGCTTCACCGCATTTACGAGGGAGTGGACCTTGGCGCTATCAAATTGAAGTAACCCGGATCACAAGAGGCGATTTTTAGTCGGACGAATTTGAGTAGATATCTATAGAGGAAAAATATGAAGGGTAAGGCTTGCCATAAATCTGCTAATCAGACCTGACAACTTCGTGGCCAGAAGTTATTATGATGTATTTCAAACTGTTCTTAAGGCTTTTTCATAAGCGTGGCAACCGCATCTTTCTCTGTGAGACCACTGATACCAATCCTCAAATAATTGGGATCGCTGTCAATCAGTTTGGCTGCCTCGCCACTTCTAAGCTCGTCAACATCCCAGTTACTCCAAATGAAGCGGCCATGCAAGAAGGCAGCGGCGGGAGTGGCGGCCCAAACACTTAGGGCAGCGGGcaaattttcttctctacgAGTTAGCAGCTGAACTTTCGCTGTTGTTCAGGGAGGCGAGATAATTGTCTTGAATTAAAGGACCATGTTGAAAAAGCTGACTCACCATTATCCCAGTTAATCGGAGAGCTCTCATCGAATCCATCTGCGCGACTCATAGGCGTGAGAACAGCACCGGGGTGAAAGCTAATGATTTGCAGTTCTTCTGCCGTGTGTTCTTGGGCGAATTGCTGGGCGATGCCCAGGCTGGCGTTTTTGGTCAATCCGTATGACGGCTTCCCTGACAAGTGCCAGACATACGCGATCAGAGTGGAAAGATTGACAACATATTTTGGACCTTCAGACTCTTGATGATAGAATTGTTGAATCAGGTCAAAGGTAGAGCGGACGTTGATATGATAGTCGCCCCAAAATTCGTCCAAAGGCATGTCGACCATCTTTTTTGACGTTCCACCCGTTGCCGCGTTAAGTACCAAGACGTCCAGGATAATGCCATCTGCTTTCAGGCCAGAGAACAACTTTTTGACAGAGGCGGGGTTGGCAATGTCACCACTGCGAGTATCTACGACAGTGGGTGATCCAAGTTCTTTGGCCTCTGCAGTGAGCTTTTCACCAGCCGATTCCAAAACATCGGCTCTGCGACCAAAGATTATAATTCGCTTAGCATTTGCGACAATGAAGGCTTTGCTAATGGCATATCCAATACCAGAGTGGCCGCCGGTGATGAGGACTGTTCGGCCAGCCTGGCTGTTCTCTGGCCGCTTAGGGTCGATGGTTGGGTAGGCCGCCTTGCGGATGTTCTTGATAGATGGTAAGCCCATTGTTGTAATAATGCTTTGTTCTAAAT
Above is a genomic segment from Trichoderma breve strain T069 chromosome 6, whole genome shotgun sequence containing:
- a CDS encoding short chain dehydrogenase domain-containing protein; translation: MGLPSIKNIRKAAYPTIDPKRPENSQAGRTVLITGGHSGIGYAISKAFIVANAKRIIIFGRRADVLESAGEKLTAEAKELGSPTVVDTRSGDIANPASVKKLFSGLKADGIILDVLVLNAATGGTSKKMVDMPLDEFWGDYHINVRSTFDLIQQFYHQESEGPKYVVNLSTLIAYVWHLSGKPSYGLTKNASLGIAQQFAQEHTAEELQIISFHPGAVLTPMSRADGFDESSPINWDNAKVQLLTRREENLPAALSVWAATPAAAFLHGRFIWSNWDVDELRSGEAAKLIDSDPNYLRIGISGLTEKDAVATLMKKP